A region from the Lates calcarifer isolate ASB-BC8 linkage group LG2, TLL_Latcal_v3, whole genome shotgun sequence genome encodes:
- the gnao1b gene encoding guanine nucleotide binding protein (G protein), alpha activating activity polypeptide O, b — protein MGCTLSAEERAALDRSKAIEKNLKEDGLVAAKDVKLLLLGGGESGKSTIVKQMKIIHEDGFSGDDVKQYKPVVYSNTIQSLAAILRAMDSLGIEFGDKDRKADAKLVCDVVSRMEDTEPYSAELLTAMKRVWADAGTQECFNRAREYQLNDSAQYYLDSLDRIGAADYQPTEQDILRTRVKTTGIVETHFTFKNLHFRLFDVGGQRSERKKWIHCFEDVTAIIFCVALSGYDQVLHEDETTNRMHESLMLFDSICNNKFFIDTSIILFLNKKDLFAEKIKKSPLTICFPEYTGANTYDDATAYIQVQFESKNRSPNKEIYCHLTCATDTGNIQVVFDAVTDIIIANNLRGCGLY, from the exons ATGGGATGTACACTGAGCGCCGAGGAGCGCGCAGCTCTGGACCGGAGCAAGGCCATCGAGAAAAACCTGAAGGAGGACGGGCTGGTCGCCGCCAAGGACGTCAAACTGCTTCTGCTCG GCGGCGGAGAGTCCGGCAAAAGCACCATCGTCAAACAGATGAA GATTATCCATGAAGATGGCTTTTCTGGGGATGATGTGAAGCAGTATAAGCCTGTGGTCTACAGCAACACCATCCAGAGCTTGGCGGCCATCCTCCGAGCCATGGACTCACTGGGCATCGAGTTTGGAGACAAGGATAGAAAA GCTGATGCTAAGCTGGTTTGTGATGTGGTCAGTCGTATGGAGGACACAGAGCCGTACTCTGCAGAGCTTCTCACCGCCATGAAGCGCGTATGGGCCGACGCTGGGACTCAGGAGTGCTTCAATCGTGCCCGGGAATACCAGCTTAACGACTCTGCTCAATA CTATCTGGACAGTCTAGACCGGATCGGGGCAGCAGACTACCAGCCCACAGAGCAGGACATCCTGAGAACCCGAGTGAAGACCACCGGCATCGTCGAGACCCACTTCACCTTCAAAAACCTCCATTTCAG GCTGTTTGACgtgggaggtcagaggtcagagaggaagaaatggaTCCACTGCTTTGAAGATGTGACGGCCATTATCTTCTGCGTTGCTCTGAGCGGCTACGACCAGGTGCTCCATGAAGATGAAACGACT AACCGCATGCACGAGTCGCTCATGCTCTTCGACTCCATCTGTAACAACAAGTTCTTCATCGACAcctccatcatcctcttcctcaacAAGAAGGATCTGTTCGCTGAGAAGATCAAGAAGTCACCGCTGACGATCTGTTTTCCAGAATACACAG GTGCTAATACTTACGACGATGCTACTGCATATATTCAGGTTCAGTTTGAGAGTAAGAACCGCTCTCCCAATAAGGAGATCTACTGTCACCTGACCTGtgccacagacacaggaaacatCCAGGTAGTGTTTGATGCCGTCACTGACATCATTATTGCAAACAACCTTAGAGGGTGTGGCTTATACTGA